The Flavobacteriales bacterium genome contains the following window.
CCGGGTTTCCAACGGATCGTTCGCACCAGGCGAAGGGCCTCGTCAGTGCAGCCACCGCCCACTTGTTCAAGGGCTCGCACGTTCGCCACGCGGCCGCTCGTTTCCACGGTGAACTCGACGTGCACGGTGCCTTCGATACTGCGTGCGAAAGCATCCTTGGGGTAGCGCATGTTCCGGCCTAAGTGGAGGGGCAGTCCTCGTACCCCACCATCAATAAGCGGTTCTGGCAGGCTGTCGAGCTGTGTTGCGGTGTAGAGTGCACCGCTGGCGTCCATATCGTCCTTGGACTCCTGCGGAGGCCGCTTTTTCTGCAGGCGCTCGAAGCGTTTCGGATCAAAATCGATCTGGACCATCTGCTCGGACGCAATGGCCTGGCCATCCCTCTGTGCGGGTAACCACCGCACCAATCCAGCTAGTCGCAGGGCCTCAGCATCGCAGGCGGGTGTCACGGACCGGAGCACCCTGAAGTCTTCCGTTCGGCCATCGGCATGAACTGTGAACACGACCGTAACGCTGCCCGCACGCTGAGCGCCGAGCTCCTCTGCCGGATAGCGCATTTCCTCCTCAATGAAGCGTTGCATTTCGGCCTTTCCATCGAAGGGCAGCGGAACGCCGCTTTGGGCCTGAAGCAGCGTTGTGGTGAGCAGCACCGGTAGAGCAAGCGCGGATCGCATGGGGCTAAATTTGGCGCATGTCCAGCAAGTTCCGTCCCGGCGACCGCTTCATCTTCCTCGACGAGGAGGGTGGAGGCACGGTACTGGAACTGTTGAGCCACAACCGCGTTCGGGTGCGGACAAGTGCTGGTTTCACGTTGGAATACCCGCTCAGTGCGTTGGTCCCGGTGGTACAGATGCCCGACCAGAAGTACTATGCAGTGAGCGACCATCAGGCCCAGTTGATCGCGGCCAATGACAAGCTCGAAGAAGAAAAAAAGCGATCGCAGCGAAAGGGCGCAGCATTACGCACCGGCAAAACGGCCCCCAAGCCTGAGGACAAGAGCGTGGCCGAGGTGGACCTTCACCTGCACGAGCTGGTAGAGGACGAAACCGTGCTGAGCCACGACGAGAAGCTCCGCTACCAACTGGCGTACTTCGAGCGCGCCCTTGAGGCCGCCATCCGCGACGGCAAGCGAAAGCTCATTGTCATCCACGGCGTGGGTGAAGGTATTCTTCGTGAAGAGGTGCGTCGGACGTTGCAGTATTACGAGAGCGTGCGGTTCGTGGACGCGGATCCGAGGCGCTACGGATCTGGCGCAACGGAAGTAACCATCCTGCGGCACTAAGAGCCTGTTTGGGATCTCTTCAAACCCGCTCTCCGGTCTCTTTTCCGCCCATGCTTCGCCGGAAAATGATCCCGTAGGCACCGCTACGCGATGCTTTTCCGGATGCGCGTGAACGAAAAATAGCCTGGGAGCCCTTCGTTCAAGAGATCCCAAACAGGCTCAAAGGGCCGAGGCGCAGGTTCATTCCCTGTCGATACCGTAGGAATGCGCATCATCGATACTGTCCTTGACCTCCTTGATGCGATAGGCGATGACGGCCAACTCCTTGTGCCCGTGCGCTTTGAGCCACTCCAGTGAATCCATGTCCCCATCGCCCGCACGCGCCATGCGCAGGAGGACAGGCATATGGTGGTGTTCAAGCCATTTCATCGCTCCCTCATCACCCTCCACCGCACTGATGAGCGCCATCAGGTGCGGGTGGCCGTTCTTCAGCAACCATTCACGCGCTTCCTTCTTCAGGTGCAGGGCGAAAATGAAGATGCCCAGTTCCGGGTAGCCGTTCTTCATCAACCAGTCACGCAGGCCCGGGTTCCCGCGGATGGCTTCACCCCAAGCGAGAAGCACTTTGGCCGGGTATTCCAGTCGCATCATTGAGGCAGGTGCTCAAAAGTAGCCCCGCATGCACGGTCGCACGCCGCATGTGCCGATACCTTCGGGCCGATGGTGAGATCGATCGTTCTATGTGCAGTGCTCGCCGCTGTGCCTGCCTTCGGCCAAACGTCAAAAGCGGCCGCCAAGGCACGCGAGGCGCTGGATGCGAACAAGCCCTACCGCGCCCTGAAGCTCTGCACCAAGGAACTCGGCAAGAAGATCCCCGATGCGGCTTGCTACGCGCTGCGGGCCGAGGCGCGCAACCGGATAAGCGAGCCACGTGAGGCGATCCTTGACGCGCGACAGGGAATGAGGGTCAAAGGAGAGTCTTCCATTAACGCACAGTTGCAGCTGGGCATCGCGTACCACGCGATCGGCATGCGCGACAGCGCGGACCAGATGTTCCGTGGTATACTTGATGTCAGCGACGAAGCGAAATACAGGCTCGCTCTCGTTCTCAGGGAAACCGATCGTGAGCAGGCTGCTTTGGACTTGATGAATGAAGTCTTGGCAGGATCGAAGTCCGCGCGCTACTTCAGGGAACGCGGTGTTATCCACGCCTTGCTCAACGATAGCGCCGCCGCACGCGCCGACCTGGACAAAGCCGTGGAACTGGAGCCGGAGAACCCCGTGCAATGGAACACACGGGGCTATTATGCGTTCGGCATTTTCGGGGCCCACCAGCGCGCCATTGCCGACTATGACAAGGCGATCAAGTTGGACAAGAACCACGGATACGCCTTCAATAACCGTGGCTGGAGCCGCTACAAGCTCGGCAACGTGGAAGCAGGGTTACGGGACATCCGCCTGGCGGGCCGGAAGAACCCCGGCAATGCGATGGTGGACCGGAACCTTGGCGTCATTGCACACGAGCAAGGAAAGACACAATTGGCCTGCACACTTTGGCGCCAAGCCATCGACAAGGACTTCACCATGCGCTTCGGCACCGAGGTGGAGGAGCTCGTTCGCCAACACTGCGGCAAGACCACCAGCCCAGCACCGCAGGATATGCAGGACCGCAACGCCCCGGCCGCACCCAACACCCCGAACGCACCCAACAAGAAACGCGGCAACGCACCATGAGCAACGCACTTCCACCCAGCATGATGCGGGCCGATGCACTGGCCGGAAAGACCATTGTTGTCACTGGCGGCGGAACCGGATTGGGGCGTAGCATGAGCGAACGCTTCCTCAGCCTGGGCGCCAACGTCGTCATTACCAGTCGCAAGCTCGATGTTCTGCAAAAGACCGCCACGGAAATGGAGGCAGCCACAGGTGGCCAGGTGCTGGCCGTGGCCTGCGACGTCCGAAAGTACCTTGAAGTGGAGCAGCTTGTGACCGCCGCTACGGACCGCTTCGGAACCGTGGATGCCTTGGTCAACAACGCCGCCGGGAACTTCATAAGCCCCACGGAACGGCTCAGTAGCAAAGCCTTTGAGGTCGTCATCGACATCGTCCTCATAGGCTCGGTGAACTGCACGCTGGCCTTCGGCAAGCATTGGATCGAGAAGAACGAGCGCGAAAAGGCGGTGCTGAACATCACCACCACCTATGCTTGGACGGGCAGCGGCTACGTAGTGCCCAGCGCATGTGCCAAAGCCGGTGTCCTGGCCCTCACCCGTTCGCTCGGGGTGGAGTGGGCCAAGTACGGCATCCGCAGCAACGCCATCGCGCCGGGACCATTCCCGACCAAGGGCGCATGGAGCAGATTGATGCCCGGTGAGATGATGGAGCGCTTTGATCTCAGCAAACGCGTGCCGTTGAAACGCATGGGCGAGCACCATGAACTTGCCGACCTGGCCGCATACTTGGTTTCCCCCTTCAGTGGTTACGTGAACGGAGAGGTGGTGACCATTGATGGTGGTGAATGGCTTTATGGCGCCGGGCAGTTCAGCGGCCTTGAAGCCGTGGAACCGGGCATGTGGGACGCCATTGAGCAGATGGTGCGGGGCGTGCGTGGCAGTTAACACGCGCACTACAACCTGTGCTGTACTACTTTGGCAGCATGACCACAGCGTTGGAGACTGAGTTCGTCACAGTGACCGTGGACGATTCGGCGAGGCTGGTCCACTTGAAGTGGAAGGGCTTTGCCCCAACACCGGAATTCAGGCGCACCCTCGACGAAGCGTTGCACACGGTCGTTGAACACAAAGTGCTGTATTGGTTAGCAGACCTTAGGGGGATGAGCGCCATCCTTCGAAGGGACGAGCAATGGTCAGCCACGGATTGGTTCCCCAGAGCGGCATCTTCCGGATTGAAGAAAATGGCCATCGTCACCAGCACCGACCTGTTCAACCAAATGAGCGTGGAACGCATCATGGACGACGCGGCGGGGGTCATCACCTTCCAAACCGCCTACTTCGACGATGTTGACGTGGCGCGCACCTGGTTGCTGGGCTGACCGGCACGATTGCTGCTGAACGATCAACCCCGTACTTTGCGCACCTAACGAAGCAACACCATGAAGAGCTTGAAACTCACCTTCTGTGCCGTGGCACTTTTCGGCGCTACCGCGCTGTTTGCGCAAACCTCCGATGCCACCGCGCGGGCCAAAGCGCGGACCTCGCAATTGACGGCCGAACTCGGTCTGAATGCCGAACAGGCTGCTAAGCTGCAAGACCTTCTTGTGGGGGTGGAGACCGAAGTGGCACCGGAAAGGGCCAAGTGCGCCGAACTGCAGGCTAGCATCAACATGAAGACGCAAGAAGCCTTTGGCAACCTCAAGGGCGTCTTGACCCCGGAGCAGATGTCGAAGTTGAAATCGATGCCCGCCGCTTCCTGCGAAGGCCATGGCTGCTCGCACGGCGAGAAAGCCGCGGCAGGCTGTGCCAAGGACGGCGCCAAGGCCGGGTGCTGCGCTGGCAAAGCCGGAGCCACTGGCAGTGCCTCACCTGCCACCGGCAACGAACCCATCAAGACCACGATCTCGCGATGAACTTCCTGCACTGAATGAAAAAGCCCCGGCATGACCGGGGCTTTTTCGTTGGTGCTATCAGCGCCGTCATCACTCGACAACTACCACCAAGTACTTGCTCATGCTCCAGAAGGCTTCGGGGTCATGGATCCTCAGGTCCGTGGTCCCTTCGAACGCATAGCTGCCGACCGGGTGGCTGGTGACGAGCTTGGGTTTCTTGCCGCTCACGGGAATGGCCGTGGTGGTGCTCGCATCCACCTGCCTGAACCAGTCCTTGTTCAGCGCTGCCGAGTTCAACTTATCGCTTCGACCTATGCCGATGAACCCACCCTCTTTGGTGAGGACCCCGTTCTCCCGTAGTTCCTTGCTGGTACCTACGCAGTACCAAGCTGAATTGAGCTTCACTTCCTGGTCAGTGGCCAGTTGATCCTTGTCGCGGTACATCTCGATGAGCGTGGCCAACGAGCTGTTGGCGCTGCTCAGTTCGTCCTTCAGCGTGGTGATCTCCCCGTCTTTGGCGGCCATGGATTTCTCCAGTTCATCCACCGTGCGTTGTAGTTCGCCCAGCTCCTTTTTGTTGCCCTTCGTCTCGCGCCGCATGCGGGCGATGAGCGCACGGTTCTCGTTCAACAGGGAATCAATGGCGCGGATCTCGGCCAGCATCCACTCTTCTGTGTTCCCCGAAAAACCACCGTCGGAACCAGGCGGCGCCGCTAGCAGGCCTTCCTTTTCGCGGATCATGCGCAGGTTATCGCCGATGCGGTTGAACGATCCGAACAGGTCATTGATGGTGGAGTCCTTCCCGGCCGAAGATTCCACCGTGGCCTGGTGCTCCGTTTCGAGTTGCTTGTAGGGTTCGCTCTGGCGCGGGTCGGGGTCTTCACAAGCCGCGAAAGCCCCGGCGACCAGGACGGGGAATGCAAAACGGATCTTCATGCTGCAAGTATTGCGAGGTTCAACGCAGTACCGGCACTGATCAGCGTTGGCTGCCCGAAGGAATACGACGGAGAGCCTCCGGAAGTCCATGACCATCGCCGGCGCATCGCCGACCAGCGTAGCCTTCAACCCGTCCTTTGCGTAAACACTCCGTTAGTTGTTGACCTCCGCGAGTGTCCAAGAACCATCGATCCCCCGTTCCAGGCTTTCCAAGCACGATAGATTCGCGCTTGATGGTGGCTCGTGTTCTTCTCTGCGGCTTCGTGCTATGCGGCTGCCTGCCAATGGCTGCTCAACGCGACGAAAGCCTCACCAAGGAATTCGCGGACCTGAGCGCCAAGGAGCGCAGCAAACTGGCCAAACAGGAAGAAGCGGCGGCGACCAACGATGCTGTTTACCAGGACTTGATGGCACGGGCGGAGAAGGATTTTGCGGCCGGGCGATACGACAATGCCCGAACGCTCTTCCGGGAGGCTCGCGAACGACGCCCATTGAACGTCTATCCCAAAGTGAAGCTGGAGGATCTGGAAGCTCTGGTGACCAAGCGGGCAGCTGAAGAAGCCGCCAAAGCAGAACCCAACGTTGACCATATGCCCGAGCCGATCATTCCGGATACGGCAAAGGCACCTATCGTGTTCCAGGCCGCCGCGCACAGCCCCGACCCACTACCACCCACCCGGCCCAAAGCAGAGCCGAAACCCGCAGCCCTGCGTACCGAGCAACGCGCAGCACCTCCTGAAGATCCGAGTGCGCCAGTGCAGGAGGGTGAACGCGAATACGTGGAGGGCAACGCCAAAGTCCTTGAGATCGTGGTGAGAGAAGGCAAGCGCACCGTGGTGTACAAGAAAGTGAAACACCCATGGGGGCAGCTCTATTTTTTCAGGGACGGCGAGAGCATCGGCGACCGGGTTTGGCGCGAGCGTTTCGGGAACCGTTGACCTAGCGCTCCACCACCCTCACGGGCATATCCAATAG
Protein-coding sequences here:
- a CDS encoding TonB family protein, translated to MRSALALPVLLTTTLLQAQSGVPLPFDGKAEMQRFIEEEMRYPAEELGAQRAGSVTVVFTVHADGRTEDFRVLRSVTPACDAEALRLAGLVRWLPAQRDGQAIASEQMVQIDFDPKRFERLQKKRPPQESKDDMDASGALYTATQLDSLPEPLIDGGVRGLPLHLGRNMRYPKDAFARSIEGTVHVEFTVETSGRVANVRALEQVGGGCTDEALRLVRTIRWKPGRKNGKRVRSIQEVGIVFKLGTTQR
- a CDS encoding Smr/MutS family protein — translated: MSSKFRPGDRFIFLDEEGGGTVLELLSHNRVRVRTSAGFTLEYPLSALVPVVQMPDQKYYAVSDHQAQLIAANDKLEEEKKRSQRKGAALRTGKTAPKPEDKSVAEVDLHLHELVEDETVLSHDEKLRYQLAYFERALEAAIRDGKRKLIVIHGVGEGILREEVRRTLQYYESVRFVDADPRRYGSGATEVTILRH
- a CDS encoding SDR family oxidoreductase, whose protein sequence is MMRADALAGKTIVVTGGGTGLGRSMSERFLSLGANVVITSRKLDVLQKTATEMEAATGGQVLAVACDVRKYLEVEQLVTAATDRFGTVDALVNNAAGNFISPTERLSSKAFEVVIDIVLIGSVNCTLAFGKHWIEKNEREKAVLNITTTYAWTGSGYVVPSACAKAGVLALTRSLGVEWAKYGIRSNAIAPGPFPTKGAWSRLMPGEMMERFDLSKRVPLKRMGEHHELADLAAYLVSPFSGYVNGEVVTIDGGEWLYGAGQFSGLEAVEPGMWDAIEQMVRGVRGS
- a CDS encoding STAS/SEC14 domain-containing protein — its product is MTTALETEFVTVTVDDSARLVHLKWKGFAPTPEFRRTLDEALHTVVEHKVLYWLADLRGMSAILRRDEQWSATDWFPRAASSGLKKMAIVTSTDLFNQMSVERIMDDAAGVITFQTAYFDDVDVARTWLLG